The Allochromatium tepidum genome has a window encoding:
- a CDS encoding glucose-1-phosphate adenylyltransferase codes for MQNDRIIAFVMAGGQGSRLQPLTAGRSKPSVPFGSRYRIVDFVLSNLVNSQIQTIYLLVQYKSQSLIEHVRKAWTISPLLQNQFVTVVPPQMMSGEHWFQGTADAVNQNINLIEEHRPGLVAVFGADHIYRMDIRQMVDFHRERQADVTIAALPVPLHEASSFGVIAADETGRIQAFEEKPANPTPMPANPDMAFASMGNYIFSTDVLLQALHETQQAGETDFGQHVLPRLLRTHNLFAYDFATNRVPGVQPYETAVYWRDVGNLDAYFDAHHDVLGAEPVFDVFNPEWPIYSSSYQGPVARVLGGRIENTLLGAATVVHKGASIRNSIIRREAVIEEDVVLEDCIIMDYVRVSRGARLRRVIVDRHNIIAPGDEIGFDRARDAERFQVSPGGVTVIPQGQVGYFARDIRGSGRRGYSE; via the coding sequence ATGCAGAACGACCGTATCATCGCCTTCGTCATGGCCGGTGGCCAAGGCTCCCGGCTCCAGCCGTTGACCGCCGGACGCTCCAAGCCCTCGGTGCCCTTCGGCTCGCGCTACCGGATCGTCGACTTCGTGCTCAGCAATCTGGTCAACTCGCAGATCCAGACCATCTATCTGCTGGTGCAGTACAAGTCGCAATCACTCATCGAGCACGTCCGCAAGGCCTGGACCATCTCGCCGCTGCTCCAGAATCAGTTCGTCACCGTGGTGCCGCCGCAGATGATGTCGGGCGAGCACTGGTTCCAGGGCACGGCCGACGCGGTCAACCAGAACATCAACCTGATCGAGGAACATCGTCCGGGGCTGGTCGCCGTCTTCGGCGCCGACCATATCTATCGCATGGACATCCGCCAGATGGTCGACTTCCATCGCGAGCGTCAGGCCGATGTCACCATCGCCGCCCTGCCCGTGCCGCTGCACGAGGCTTCCAGCTTCGGCGTGATCGCCGCCGACGAGACCGGGCGTATCCAGGCGTTCGAGGAAAAACCGGCCAATCCGACGCCCATGCCGGCGAATCCGGACATGGCCTTCGCCTCCATGGGCAACTACATCTTCAGCACGGACGTACTGCTCCAGGCCCTGCACGAGACCCAGCAGGCCGGTGAGACCGACTTCGGTCAGCACGTCCTGCCGCGCCTGCTGCGCACCCACAACCTCTTCGCCTACGACTTCGCCACCAACCGCGTCCCCGGCGTCCAACCCTACGAGACCGCCGTCTACTGGCGCGACGTGGGCAATCTGGATGCCTATTTCGACGCCCATCACGACGTGCTGGGCGCCGAACCCGTGTTCGACGTCTTCAATCCCGAATGGCCGATCTATTCGAGCAGCTATCAGGGACCGGTGGCGCGCGTGCTCGGCGGCCGGATCGAGAACACCCTGCTCGGCGCCGCGACCGTGGTCCACAAGGGCGCGAGCATCCGGAACTCCATCATCCGGCGCGAGGCGGTGATCGAGGAGGACGTGGTGCTGGAGGACTGCATCATCATGGACTATGTGCGCGTCAGTCGGGGCGCGCGTCTGCGCCGGGTGATCGTCGACCGCCACAACATCATCGCGCCTGGAGACGAGATCGGCTTCGACCGCGCGCGTGATGCCGAGCGCTTCCAGGTCAGCCCAGGCGGCGTGACCGTCATCCCCCAGGGACAGGTCGGCTATTTCGCGCGCGACATCCGCGGTTCGGGCCGACGCGGTTATTCGGAATAG
- a CDS encoding L,D-transpeptidase: protein MAAVIDRRLRVDIDTQRLTLFVGARPVRAYPVSTGANGVGELYGSGCTPRGLHRVRLRIGAGCPVGTVFRGRRPTGEIHDETLAAVYPERDWILTRILWLTGCEPGRNRGGRVDTLRRFIYIHGCPDSEPMGVPRSHGCIRMRNLDLIELFEQTPNGTPVEIRGG from the coding sequence ATGGCTGCCGTGATCGATCGGCGTCTGCGGGTCGACATCGACACCCAGCGGCTGACGCTCTTCGTCGGCGCGCGACCCGTGCGCGCGTATCCGGTCTCGACCGGGGCGAACGGCGTCGGTGAGCTCTACGGTAGCGGCTGCACCCCGCGCGGGCTGCATCGCGTGCGGTTGCGCATCGGCGCGGGCTGTCCGGTCGGAACCGTCTTTCGCGGACGGCGTCCGACCGGCGAGATCCATGACGAAACCCTGGCCGCTGTCTATCCGGAGCGCGACTGGATCCTGACCCGCATCCTCTGGCTCACCGGCTGCGAGCCGGGGCGCAATCGCGGCGGGCGGGTCGACACGCTCCGCCGCTTCATCTACATCCACGGCTGCCCGGACTCCGAACCCATGGGGGTGCCGCGCTCGCATGGCTGTATCCGTATGCGCAACCTGGATCTGATCGAACTCTTCGAGCAGACGCCGAACGGCACCCCGGTCGAGATCCGTGGCGGCTGA
- the pssA gene encoding CDP-diacylglycerol--serine O-phosphatidyltransferase, whose amino-acid sequence MDETQAPRKTRRGIYLLPNLFTTAALFAGFYAVLSATQGHFEAAAIAILSAQFLDGFDGRIARLTNTQSAFGAEYDSLSDMVAFGVAPSLVAYHWALGGLGKVGWLAAFIFTAAAALRLARFNTQVGTADKRYFQGLASPPAAAIIAMGIWTAQEFGISGQDVSWPAAFLTAGAGLLMVSNFRYYSFKQINLQGRVPFLLAVAVMLGFAVVFIHPPLVLFLMALTYAISGPAWTLFQLRHNRGRRRREPAA is encoded by the coding sequence ATGGACGAAACCCAGGCTCCACGCAAAACCCGTCGCGGCATCTATCTGCTGCCCAATCTGTTCACGACCGCCGCGCTCTTCGCCGGCTTCTATGCCGTGCTCTCGGCCACGCAGGGGCACTTCGAGGCCGCCGCGATCGCCATCCTCTCGGCCCAGTTCCTCGACGGCTTCGACGGGCGCATCGCGCGTCTGACCAACACCCAGAGCGCCTTCGGCGCCGAATACGACAGTCTCTCCGACATGGTGGCCTTCGGCGTGGCCCCGTCTCTGGTCGCCTATCACTGGGCGCTGGGCGGGCTGGGCAAGGTCGGCTGGCTGGCGGCCTTCATCTTCACGGCGGCGGCAGCACTGCGGCTGGCGCGCTTCAACACCCAGGTCGGCACCGCCGACAAGCGCTATTTCCAGGGACTGGCCAGCCCGCCGGCGGCGGCCATCATCGCCATGGGGATCTGGACGGCGCAGGAATTCGGCATCTCGGGGCAGGATGTGTCCTGGCCGGCGGCCTTCCTGACCGCCGGCGCCGGACTCCTGATGGTGAGCAACTTCCGTTACTACAGCTTCAAGCAGATCAACCTGCAGGGGCGCGTGCCCTTTCTGCTGGCCGTGGCTGTGATGCTCGGCTTTGCCGTCGTCTTCATCCATCCGCCGCTGGTGCTGTTCCTGATGGCCCTGACCTATGCCATCTCGGGACCGGCCTGGACGCTGTTCCAGCTCAGGCACAATCGCGGGCGCCGCCGGCGCGAGCCGGCGGCTTGA
- the hoxE gene encoding bidirectional hydrogenase complex protein HoxE, which produces MTQPPARPPLPSDDKRWKLVNATMRRNGYAGHALIETLHSVQDAFGYLDETSLRFVAASLDLPVSKVFGVATFYHIFMLKPKGRHTCVVCTGTACYIKGAGGLIEGLQEHYGIDPGETTADDRLSLLTARCVGACGLAPAVVVDGEVLGKQSADTLVATLEELS; this is translated from the coding sequence ATGACACAGCCGCCTGCCAGACCGCCACTGCCCAGCGACGACAAGCGCTGGAAGCTCGTCAATGCCACCATGCGCCGCAACGGCTATGCCGGGCACGCCCTGATCGAGACCCTGCACAGCGTCCAGGACGCCTTCGGCTATCTCGACGAGACCTCGCTGCGCTTCGTCGCCGCCTCGCTCGACCTGCCGGTGAGCAAGGTCTTCGGCGTGGCGACCTTCTACCACATCTTCATGCTCAAGCCGAAGGGGCGTCACACCTGTGTGGTCTGTACGGGCACGGCCTGTTACATCAAGGGCGCGGGCGGCTTGATCGAGGGACTCCAGGAGCACTACGGCATCGATCCCGGCGAGACCACCGCCGACGACCGGCTCTCGCTGCTCACCGCGCGCTGTGTCGGCGCCTGCGGACTGGCGCCGGCCGTGGTCGTCGACGGCGAGGTGCTGGGCAAGCAGTCCGCCGATACCCTGGTCGCCACGTTGGAGGAGTTGAGCTGA
- a CDS encoding NuoF family protein — MHLEDLAEQAAQYRNEEAHIEREVRVCVAASCQSSGSLPVLEALKSACDSRGAGSCKVKGVGCMGLCSAGPLVAVADKDCDLNESVLYRDVTPDDAPDIMAGVCGAPVERLRCPTDQPFFSRQHRIVLEHSGLIDPESLRGYIAVGGYAALIRALTEMTPADVLREVTTSGLRGRGGGGYPTGLKWSTIAKMPPGQKYVVCNADEGDPGAFMDRAVLESDPHRVLEGMAIAAYAVGASKGYVYVRAEYPLAVERLETAIRKARRAGFLGAKVADTQFAFEVEIRLGAGAFVCGEETALMASIEGLRGQPRPRPPYPAESGLWGCPTLINNVETFANIAPIIREGGDWFASIGTEGSKGTKVFALAGKIKNTGLIEVPMGTSLRDIIEVIGGGIPDGRAFKAVQTGGPSGGCIPEAHLDIPVDYDSLKTLGTIMGSGGMIVMDETSCMVDVARFFMEFCMSESCGKCIPCRAGTWQMHALLDTLTKGRGTRADLALLEDLCEVVRATSLCGLGQTAPNPVLSTLRYFRDEYEAKLLPDA, encoded by the coding sequence ATGCATCTCGAAGACCTGGCCGAACAGGCCGCCCAGTATCGCAACGAGGAGGCGCACATCGAGCGCGAGGTGCGCGTCTGTGTCGCGGCCAGTTGTCAGTCCTCCGGTTCGCTGCCGGTCCTGGAAGCGCTCAAGTCCGCCTGTGACAGTCGGGGGGCCGGCTCGTGCAAGGTCAAGGGTGTCGGCTGCATGGGGCTGTGCTCGGCCGGGCCGCTGGTCGCCGTGGCCGACAAGGACTGCGACCTGAACGAATCCGTACTCTATCGCGACGTCACTCCGGACGATGCGCCCGACATCATGGCCGGCGTCTGCGGCGCGCCGGTCGAGCGTCTGCGCTGTCCGACCGATCAGCCCTTCTTCAGCCGTCAGCACAGGATCGTGCTGGAGCACTCGGGGTTGATCGACCCGGAGAGCCTGCGCGGCTATATCGCCGTCGGCGGCTATGCGGCGCTCATCCGGGCGCTCACCGAGATGACGCCCGCCGATGTCTTGCGCGAAGTCACGACCAGCGGACTGCGCGGACGCGGCGGCGGCGGTTATCCGACCGGGCTCAAGTGGTCGACCATCGCCAAGATGCCGCCCGGTCAGAAATACGTCGTCTGCAACGCCGACGAGGGCGATCCGGGCGCCTTCATGGACCGGGCGGTGCTGGAGTCCGACCCCCATCGGGTGCTCGAAGGCATGGCGATCGCGGCTTATGCGGTCGGCGCGAGCAAGGGCTATGTCTATGTGCGCGCCGAGTATCCGCTGGCCGTCGAGCGACTGGAGACCGCCATCCGCAAGGCTAGGCGCGCCGGCTTCCTCGGCGCCAAGGTCGCCGACACCCAGTTCGCCTTCGAGGTCGAGATCCGGCTCGGCGCCGGGGCCTTCGTCTGCGGTGAGGAGACGGCACTCATGGCCTCGATCGAGGGGCTGCGCGGCCAGCCGCGTCCGCGTCCGCCCTACCCGGCCGAATCCGGTCTCTGGGGCTGTCCGACGCTCATCAACAATGTCGAGACCTTCGCCAACATCGCGCCCATCATCCGCGAGGGCGGCGACTGGTTCGCCTCGATCGGCACCGAGGGATCGAAGGGCACCAAGGTCTTCGCGCTCGCCGGCAAGATCAAGAACACCGGCCTGATCGAGGTGCCCATGGGCACTTCGCTGCGCGACATCATCGAGGTCATCGGCGGCGGTATCCCGGACGGGCGCGCGTTCAAGGCGGTGCAGACCGGCGGGCCCTCGGGCGGCTGCATCCCCGAGGCGCATCTCGACATCCCGGTCGACTACGACAGTCTCAAGACACTCGGCACCATCATGGGCTCGGGCGGCATGATCGTGATGGATGAGACCTCGTGCATGGTCGACGTGGCGCGCTTCTTCATGGAGTTCTGCATGAGCGAGTCCTGCGGCAAGTGCATCCCCTGCCGCGCCGGTACCTGGCAGATGCACGCCCTCCTCGACACGCTCACCAAAGGCCGGGGCACACGCGCCGATCTGGCGCTGCTGGAGGATCTGTGCGAGGTGGTGCGCGCGACCAGTCTCTGCGGACTCGGCCAGACCGCGCCCAATCCGGTGCTGAGCACGCTCAGATATTTCCGTGACGAGTACGAAGCCAAGCTGCTACCAGACGCCTAG
- the hoxU gene encoding bidirectional hydrogenase complex protein HoxU gives MPLPTPQPNVRVVTLRIDDRDLSAREDETLIEVCRENRIPIPSLCHLDGLSVWGGCRLCMVEIAGQGRLVAACSTRVAEGMEVRTDTERLRHYRRTIVELLFAERNHVCSVCVSNGHCELQTLAQRCGVDHVRLPYRQVPYPVDSSHEMFRLDHNRCILCTRCVRVCDEIEGAHTWDVMNRGSDCRVITDLARPWGESETCTSCGKCVQVCPTGALVKQGTSAGEMVKDQHFLPILARRRHAR, from the coding sequence ATGCCCCTACCCACGCCCCAGCCGAACGTGCGCGTCGTCACGCTCCGCATCGACGATCGGGATCTCTCGGCGCGCGAGGACGAGACCCTGATCGAGGTCTGTCGCGAGAACCGGATCCCGATCCCCAGCCTCTGTCATCTCGACGGACTCTCGGTCTGGGGCGGCTGCCGGCTGTGCATGGTCGAGATCGCCGGTCAGGGTCGCCTCGTTGCCGCCTGCTCCACCCGCGTCGCCGAGGGCATGGAGGTCCGGACCGATACCGAACGGCTCAGACACTATCGACGAACCATCGTCGAGCTGCTGTTCGCCGAACGCAACCACGTCTGCTCGGTGTGCGTCTCCAACGGTCACTGCGAATTGCAGACGCTCGCCCAGCGCTGCGGCGTCGACCATGTGCGCCTGCCCTACCGTCAGGTACCCTACCCGGTCGACAGCTCGCACGAGATGTTCCGGCTCGACCACAACCGCTGCATCCTCTGCACCCGCTGCGTGCGGGTCTGTGACGAGATCGAGGGCGCCCATACCTGGGACGTCATGAATCGCGGCAGCGACTGTCGCGTCATCACAGATCTGGCCCGTCCCTGGGGCGAGAGCGAGACCTGCACCAGTTGCGGCAAGTGCGTGCAGGTCTGCCCGACCGGCGCCCTGGTCAAGCAGGGCACCTCGGCGGGCGAGATGGTCAAGGATCAACACTTCCTGCCGATCCTGGCACGGCGGAGACACGCGCGATGA
- a CDS encoding NADP oxidoreductase, whose product MSTQPKITVATAWLDGCSGCHMSFLDLDERLIELVEHVEIVYSPLVDTKELPERVDVGILEGSISSEDDLEKARLFRERCTRLVSLGDCAVTGNVPAMRNHFKLADVFDRAYRENVTLQPQIPTRDVPALLTPVKPVHGEVKVDVFVPGCPPSADAIWAVLSELIAGRTPDPNAVTRFGA is encoded by the coding sequence ATGAGCACTCAACCCAAGATCACGGTCGCCACCGCCTGGCTCGACGGCTGCTCGGGCTGTCACATGTCCTTCCTGGATCTCGACGAGCGTCTGATCGAACTCGTCGAGCACGTCGAGATCGTCTACAGCCCGCTGGTCGATACGAAGGAACTGCCCGAACGGGTCGATGTCGGCATCCTGGAGGGCTCGATCAGCTCCGAGGACGATCTGGAGAAGGCACGGCTGTTTCGCGAGCGCTGCACGCGGCTCGTCAGTCTGGGCGACTGCGCCGTCACCGGCAATGTCCCGGCCATGCGCAATCACTTCAAGCTCGCCGATGTGTTCGATCGCGCCTATCGCGAGAACGTCACGCTCCAGCCGCAGATCCCGACCCGCGACGTCCCGGCCCTGCTGACGCCGGTCAAGCCCGTTCACGGCGAGGTCAAGGTCGATGTCTTCGTGCCCGGCTGTCCGCCGAGTGCGGACGCCATCTGGGCGGTCTTGAGCGAGCTGATCGCGGGACGCACGCCGGACCCCAACGCCGTCACGCGCTTCGGCGCCTGA
- a CDS encoding Ni/Fe hydrogenase subunit alpha, which yields MSRTITIEPVTRIEGHARITLQLGEDGRLEDARFHLTQFRGFEKFCEGRPYREMPALTARTCGICPVSHIIASNKACDHLLAVDIPPTGEKLRRIMNLAQIVQSHALSFFHLSSPDLLLGWDSDPATRNIFGVMRQNPELARDGIRLRQIGQTIIETLGGKKIHPTWVVPGGVSEPLSAEKRESMLKLLPEGLEIAKRTYAFYKTLVPKFKDEAAHFGTQPTLFLSLVTPQGNLEHYDGVLRVKDAQGRILEDQVPPEEYGRLIGEAVEDFSYMKFPYYKPQGYPQGIYRVGPLARLNNVQACGTPYADVALAEFHMLQESGPIVSSFHYHYARLVEIIYGLEMIERLLKDPAILDTRVRARARSNRYEGIGVSEAPRGTLMHHYRIDDDGLITWLNLIIATGHNNLAMNQSIREVAEAYVDGNAIEEGMLNRVEAVIRCYDPCLSCASHAFGQMPLAIELRDAAGRVVDRLTR from the coding sequence ATGAGCCGCACCATCACCATCGAGCCGGTCACTCGCATCGAGGGCCATGCCCGCATTACGCTCCAACTCGGCGAGGACGGCCGGCTGGAGGACGCCCGCTTCCATCTCACCCAGTTTCGCGGCTTCGAGAAGTTCTGCGAGGGGCGGCCCTATCGCGAGATGCCGGCCCTGACCGCGCGCACCTGCGGCATCTGTCCGGTCAGTCACATCATCGCCTCCAACAAGGCGTGCGACCATCTGCTCGCGGTCGACATCCCGCCGACGGGCGAGAAGCTGCGCCGGATCATGAATCTGGCCCAGATCGTCCAGTCGCATGCGCTCTCGTTCTTCCATCTGTCCTCGCCGGATCTGTTGCTCGGCTGGGACTCGGACCCGGCCACGCGCAATATCTTCGGCGTCATGCGTCAGAATCCCGAGCTGGCGCGCGACGGCATCCGCCTGCGTCAGATCGGCCAGACCATCATCGAGACCCTGGGCGGCAAGAAGATCCATCCGACCTGGGTGGTGCCGGGCGGGGTGTCGGAGCCGCTGAGCGCCGAGAAGCGCGAATCCATGCTCAAGCTGCTGCCCGAGGGGCTGGAGATCGCCAAGCGCACCTATGCCTTCTACAAGACGCTGGTGCCCAAGTTCAAGGACGAGGCCGCGCACTTCGGCACCCAGCCGACGCTGTTCCTGAGCCTGGTCACGCCCCAGGGCAACCTGGAGCACTATGACGGCGTGCTGCGCGTCAAGGATGCTCAGGGGCGGATTCTGGAGGATCAGGTGCCGCCCGAGGAGTACGGGCGGCTGATCGGCGAGGCGGTCGAGGACTTCAGCTATATGAAGTTCCCCTACTACAAACCGCAGGGCTATCCGCAGGGCATCTATCGGGTCGGACCCCTGGCACGGCTCAACAACGTCCAGGCGTGCGGCACGCCCTATGCCGACGTGGCGCTGGCCGAGTTCCACATGCTCCAGGAGTCCGGCCCCATCGTCAGCAGTTTCCACTATCACTATGCGCGTCTGGTCGAGATCATCTATGGTCTGGAGATGATCGAGCGACTGCTCAAGGATCCGGCGATCCTGGATACGCGGGTGCGCGCCCGTGCCCGCAGCAACCGTTACGAGGGCATCGGCGTCTCCGAGGCGCCGCGCGGGACGCTCATGCATCACTACCGCATCGACGACGATGGACTCATCACCTGGCTCAATCTCATCATCGCCACCGGGCACAACAATCTGGCCATGAACCAGTCGATCCGCGAGGTCGCCGAGGCCTATGTCGACGGCAACGCGATCGAGGAAGGGATGCTCAACCGGGTCGAGGCGGTGATTCGCTGCTACGATCCCTGTCTGTCCTGTGCCTCGCACGCCTTCGGTCAAATGCCGCTGGCGATCGAGCTGCGGGATGCGGCGGGGCGGGTGGTCGACCGGCTGACGCGATGA
- a CDS encoding IS607 family transposase — MERRLVKIGEAASLIGSTPATLRKWEKTGELLPARKTKGGTRYYAVADLLALGDTDAPTVCYARASGHDRKADLDRQHEMLETYCAAKGWRTEVIRDLGSGMNYRKKGLQRLLEMILRRRMRRLVITHKDRLLRFGSELVFALCEIQGIEIVIIHKGDQPSFEEDLAQDVLEIITVFSARLYGSRSKKHRKLLHDLQASADMMAEDLGIYDAARPQD; from the coding sequence ATGGAACGGAGATTAGTCAAGATCGGCGAAGCCGCGTCCCTTATCGGATCAACTCCGGCAACCTTGCGCAAATGGGAGAAGACCGGAGAACTGCTGCCGGCTCGCAAAACCAAAGGCGGCACCCGCTACTACGCGGTAGCGGACCTGCTCGCCCTCGGTGATACCGACGCTCCGACCGTCTGCTACGCCCGCGCTTCGGGCCATGACCGGAAAGCGGACTTAGATCGCCAGCACGAGATGCTGGAAACCTACTGCGCCGCGAAAGGTTGGCGCACTGAGGTCATCCGGGATCTCGGCTCAGGCATGAACTACCGCAAGAAAGGACTGCAACGCCTGCTCGAAATGATCCTGCGCCGCCGGATGCGGCGGCTGGTCATCACTCACAAGGATCGGCTGCTACGCTTCGGCTCGGAGCTTGTCTTTGCCTTGTGTGAGATTCAGGGCATTGAGATCGTCATCATCCACAAGGGAGATCAGCCGTCTTTCGAGGAAGATTTGGCCCAAGACGTTCTGGAAATCATCACGGTCTTTTCCGCTCGGCTCTACGGTAGCCGCTCCAAGAAACACCGCAAGCTGCTGCACGACCTGCAAGCCTCGGCGGACATGATGGCCGAAGATCTGGGAATTTACGATGCGGCGCGCCCACAAGATTAA
- a CDS encoding RNA-guided endonuclease InsQ/TnpB family protein, translated as MRRAHKIKLDPNQEQATYFAKACGVARHAYNWALAEWKAQYEAGLKPNEAALRKQYNAIKPVEFPWALDVTKNAPQQAIKNAGTAFSNFFRKVKAGKKGKDCGYPKFKQKGLHDAFRADNGPPKKGVSAVQVDGKRVKLPIIGWIRMREELRFPGCIQSATVSRLADGWYISILVETDERLHQESTGVVGVDFGLKAPATLSTGESIPGPKPHRRLDGRLRRLNRSLARKRKGRANWKKAKTKLSRLHKRLADIREDALHKLSHHLTTQFDVIGIEDLNVKGMAANRRLARSVSDAGLRSLRTKIEYKAAMTGATVVVADRWFPSSKTCSQCGRHHPEIVLGVETLRCECGLTIDRDLNAAINLANYAVSSTVSACGEDGSGVASAA; from the coding sequence ATGCGGCGCGCCCACAAGATTAAGCTCGACCCCAACCAGGAACAGGCGACCTATTTCGCCAAGGCGTGCGGCGTCGCCCGCCATGCCTACAACTGGGCATTAGCGGAATGGAAGGCGCAGTACGAGGCCGGCCTGAAACCTAATGAGGCGGCGCTGCGCAAGCAATACAACGCCATCAAGCCCGTCGAGTTCCCGTGGGCACTGGACGTCACCAAGAACGCGCCGCAGCAGGCCATCAAGAACGCTGGAACGGCGTTCTCCAACTTCTTCCGTAAGGTGAAGGCGGGTAAAAAAGGCAAGGACTGCGGCTATCCGAAGTTCAAGCAGAAAGGCCTCCACGACGCTTTCCGCGCGGACAACGGCCCACCCAAGAAAGGCGTGTCGGCCGTGCAGGTCGACGGCAAGCGGGTGAAGCTGCCGATCATCGGCTGGATCAGGATGCGCGAGGAATTGCGCTTCCCCGGCTGCATCCAGTCCGCCACGGTCAGCCGCCTGGCTGATGGCTGGTACATCTCCATCCTGGTCGAGACCGATGAGCGGCTCCACCAGGAATCCACCGGCGTGGTCGGCGTAGATTTCGGCCTGAAGGCGCCGGCGACGCTCTCCACGGGCGAATCCATCCCAGGACCAAAACCGCACCGCAGACTGGACGGGCGTCTGCGCCGACTCAATCGTTCCCTGGCCCGCAAGCGCAAAGGCCGTGCGAACTGGAAGAAAGCGAAAACCAAGCTCTCCAGACTGCACAAGCGCCTGGCTGACATCCGCGAAGATGCCTTGCACAAGCTCAGTCACCATCTGACCACGCAGTTCGATGTCATCGGCATTGAAGATCTGAACGTCAAAGGCATGGCCGCGAACAGGCGTCTTGCCCGCTCGGTCAGCGATGCGGGCCTTCGTTCGCTGCGCACCAAGATCGAGTACAAGGCGGCCATGACCGGCGCAACGGTCGTGGTGGCAGACCGCTGGTTTCCATCCAGTAAGACCTGCTCGCAGTGCGGCCGGCACCACCCTGAGATCGTTCTCGGTGTCGAGACCCTGCGCTGCGAATGCGGCCTAACCATCGACCGAGACCTGAATGCGGCGATTAACCTCGCCAATTACGCGGTAAGCTCTACCGTGTCAGCCTGTGGAGAGGACGGCTCTGGCGTTGCCTCGGCAGCGTGA
- a CDS encoding hydrogenase maturation protease — protein MAKTLIIGYGSPIRGDDAIGPLAVERLVERGLPVGVEAIARHVLTAELVTELVGRERAIFLDAAAGGEPGTVQVHRLEPDVDAHSTMAHFLDPRELLAWCRRLYGQAPEAYLITVMGACFDYAHCQLSPVAEAALERLLEQVERVWGQVRR, from the coding sequence ATGGCCAAAACACTCATCATCGGCTACGGCAGCCCGATCCGGGGCGATGACGCCATTGGTCCGCTGGCGGTCGAGCGGCTGGTCGAGCGTGGCTTGCCGGTCGGCGTTGAAGCCATTGCGCGTCATGTGCTGACGGCTGAACTGGTCACTGAGCTGGTGGGGCGCGAGCGGGCGATCTTTCTCGATGCGGCGGCTGGTGGCGAGCCGGGCACGGTTCAGGTGCATCGTCTCGAACCCGATGTGGATGCACACTCGACGATGGCGCATTTTCTCGATCCGCGCGAGTTGCTGGCCTGGTGCCGGCGGTTGTATGGACAGGCGCCGGAAGCCTATTTGATCACCGTGATGGGGGCCTGCTTCGATTATGCCCATTGCCAACTGAGTCCGGTCGCCGAGGCCGCGCTCGAACGGTTGTTGGAGCAGGTCGAGCGGGTTTGGGGCCAGGTCAGGCGGTAG